Proteins encoded by one window of Balearica regulorum gibbericeps isolate bBalReg1 chromosome 21, bBalReg1.pri, whole genome shotgun sequence:
- the SDHB gene encoding succinate dehydrogenase [ubiquinone] iron-sulfur subunit, mitochondrial, with product MAAAVVGVSLRRGVPGRLLRAGPRPICRGAQTAAVAAPRIKKFAIYRWDPDKPGDKPRMQTYEVDLNKCGPMVLDALIKIKNELDSTLTFRRSCREGICGSCAMNIAGGNTLACIKRIDPDLNKITKIYPLPHMYVVKDLVPDLSNFYAQYKSIEPYLKKKDESKQGKEQYLQSIEDRQKLDGLYECILCACCSTSCPSYWWNGDKYLGPAVLMQAYRWMIDSRDDYTEERLAQLQDPFSLYRCHTIMNCTRTCPKGLNPGKAIAEIKKMMATYKEKATAA from the exons atggcggcggccgTGGTGGGAGTCTCCTTGAGGCGCGGCGTCCCCGGGCGGCTCCTGCGGGCCGGTCCGCGGCCG ATATGTCGGGGAGCGCAGACGGCAGCCGTGGCGGCGCCCCGTATCAAGAAGTTTGCCATCTACAGATGGGATCCCGATAAGCCTGGGGACAAGCCCCGCATGCAGACGTATGAAGTGGATTTGAATAA aTGTGGGCCTATGGTGCTCGATGCTCTGATCAAGATTAAAAATGAACTGGACTCCACTCTGACCTTCCGCAGATCATGTAGGGAAG GCATCTGCGGCTCTTGTGCTATGAACATTGCTGGCGGCAACACGCTGGCCTGTATCAAAAGAATTGACCCCGATCTCAACAAGATCACTAAAATCTACCCTCTCCCCCACATGTATGTGGTGAAGGACCTTGTTCCG GACTTGAGTAACTTCTACGCACAATACAAATCCATCGAGCCTTACCTGAAGAAGAAGGATGAGTCGAAACAGGGCAAGGAGCAGTACCTGCAGTCCATAGAAGACCGTCAGAAACTg GATGGACTCTACGAGTGCATCCTGTGTGcctgctgcagcaccagctgTCCCAGTTACTGGTGGAACGGGGACAAGTACTTGGGTCCTGCAGTACTGATGCAG GCCTATCGCTGGATGATTGACTCCAGAGATGACTACACGGAGGAACGCCTGGCACAGCTTCAAGACCCGTTTTCTCTCTACCGTTGTCACACTATCATGAATTGCACGAGGACTTGCCCTAAG gGTTTGAACCCTGGCAAAGCGATTGCTGAGATCAAGAAGATGATGGCTACTTACAAAGAGAAGGCGACCGCTGCGTAA
- the LOC104635308 gene encoding protein-arginine deiminase type-2 produces MPGDRTLRLQHGNRIEALCVLGTCISADIYGAAPAGAVSFGVKHTEGVNVEVVCQGRAEVGSVPSTGTRWPLDKGTVLRFSMSRASTEVNDNKVTVSFYAEGGQPINQAGVFLTGIGISLDVDADRDGVVEKNNPNKASWTWGPEGHGAILLVSCDKESPFTPTSDCDDERVFSKEDLLDMSRMVLRTKGPQRLPRGYEIVLYIPVSDADKVGVFYMQNPFFGQRYVHVLGQRKLYHTVQYTSGAAELDFFVEGLRFPDDTFPGLVSIHVSLLETLAEGIPHTPIFTDTVVFKVAPWIMTPNTLAPVNVFVCSMKDNYLFVKEIKNLVNKAGCELKVCFGYINRGDRWMQEEIEFGYTHAPHKSFPVVLDSPRDGGLEQFPVKELLGPDFGYVRREPLFDAINSLDSFGNLEVSPPVTVAGKEYPLGRILIGSSFPISAGRRMTRVVRDFLYAQQVQAPVELYSDWLAAGHVDEFITFVPTSDAKRFRMLMASPAACYKLFREKQKEGQGEATMFKGYSGADTKRVTINKVLSNDILVQQNQYVQRCIDWNRDVLKKELGLMEEDIIDLPALFKLDKQGKAVPYFPNMVAMIILAKDLGIPKPFGPIVGGECCLERRTRSLLEPLGLRCCFLEDVASYHGRLGEVRCGTNVQRRPFAFKWWHVTP; encoded by the exons GGCGGCCCCGGCCGGGGCAGTCTCCTTCGGCGTGAAGCACACAGAGGGGGTGAACGTGGAGGTGGTGTGCCAGGGCCGAGCCGAGGTCGGGTCGGTCCCCAGCACTGGGACACGGTGGCCACTGGACAAGGGGACAGTCCTGAGGTTCAGCATGAGCCGGGCCAGCACTGAGGTCAATGATAACAAG GTAACGGTCAGCTTTTACGCAGAGGGAGGGCAGCCCATCAACCAAGCTGGGGTCTTCCTCACCGGCATTG GGATCTCTCTAGATGTCGACGCGGATCGAGATGGCGtggtggaaaaaaacaatcccaacAAG GCAAGCTGGACCTGGGGTCCCGAGGGACACGGGGCCATCCTGCTCGTCAGCTGCGACAAGGAGAGCCCCTTCACTCCGACATCAGACTGTGACGACGAAAGGGTATTCAGCAAAGAAg ATTTGCTGGACATGTCTCGGATGGTCTTGAGGACCAAAGGGCCACAACGCCTGCCCCGGGGTTATGAAATCGTTCTCTATATTCCTGTCTCCGATGCTGACAAAGTTGGGGTCTTTTACATGCAGA ATCCCTTCTTTGGGCAGCGCTATGTCCATGTGCTGGGCCAGAGAAAGCTGTACCACACCGTGCAATACACCAGCGGGGCTGCCGAGCTCGACTTCTTCGTTGAGGGGCTCCGCTTTCCCGATGACACCTTCCCAGGGCTGGTCTCCATCCATGTCAGCCTCCTGGAGACCCTGGCTGAG GGTATCCCCCATACACCAATCTTCACTGACACGGTAGTGTTCAAGGTAGCACCATGGATCATGACCCCCAACACTTTGGCACCGGTGAATGTCTTCGTCTGCAG CATGAAGGACAACTACCTCTTTGTCAAGGAGATAAAAAACCTGGTGAACAAGGCTGGATGCGAGCTGAAGGTTTGCTTTGGCTACATCAACCGTGGGGACCGCTGGATGCAG GAAGAGATTGAGTTTGGCTACACCCATGCTCCGCACAAAAGCTTCCCAGTGGTGCTGGACTCCCCTCGAGATGGAGGGCTGGAGCAATTCCCTGTCAAGGAGCTGCTG GGCCCTGACTTTGGCTATGTGCGCAGAGAACCCCTCTTCGACGCCATCAACAGCCTCGACTCCTTCGGCAACCTGGAGGTCAGCCCACCCGTGACCGTGGCAGGGAAGGAGTATCCCCTGGGGAGGATCCTCATCGGCAGCAGCTTTCCCAT ATCTGCAGGGAGAAGAATGACCAGAGTGGTGCGGGATTTCCTCTACGCCCAGCAAGTGCAGGCTCCCGTGGAGCTCTACTCCGACTGGCTGGCCGCCGGCCACGTTGACGAGTTCATCACTTTTGTGCCTACCTCCGATGCAAAG CGATTTCGGATGCTGATGGCCAGCCCCGCGGCATGCTACAAGCTCTTTCgggagaagcagaaggagggCCAGGGTGAAGCCACTATGTTCAAAG GGTATTCGGGGGCAGACACGAAACGCGTCACCATTAACAAGGTCCTTTCCAATGACATCCTGGTGCAACAGAACCAGTATGTCCAG CGCTGCATCGACTGGAACAGAGATGTCCTCAAGAAGGAGCTGGGCTTGATGGAGGAGGACATCATCGACCTGCCGGCCCTCTTCAAGCTGGACAAACAGGGCAAAGCCGTGCCGTACTTCCCCAACATG GTCGCCATGATCATCCTGGCCAAGGACCTGGGTATCCCCAAACCCTTCGGTCCCATAGTGGGGGGCGAATGCTGCCTGGAGCGACGGACCCGCTCCCTCCTGGAACCACTGGGTCTACGCTGCTGTTTCCTCGAGGACGTGGCCTCCTACCACGGCAGGCTCGGGGAGGTTCGCTGCGGCACCAATGTCCAGCGACGGCCCTTCGCCTTCAAATGGTGGCACGTAACGCCATAG